In Streptomyces dangxiongensis, one DNA window encodes the following:
- a CDS encoding ATP-binding protein yields MLKPLRQGLPPLDPAAVSDAACCSLPARYEAVREARRFTRDTLDQWDVGDRFDDICLVVSELVTNALRHALPADQRRGDGCGPSVRLHLLRWTERLVCAVRDPSHETPAPRDSEDFSAESGRGLFLVDSFADSWGWHPLAGTLDGKVVWAMFRLKAAG; encoded by the coding sequence ATGCTCAAGCCGTTACGGCAGGGCCTTCCGCCGTTGGACCCCGCAGCCGTGTCCGATGCCGCCTGCTGCTCCCTGCCCGCCCGGTACGAGGCGGTGCGCGAGGCCCGGCGCTTCACCCGCGACACCCTCGACCAGTGGGACGTCGGCGACCGCTTCGACGACATCTGCCTCGTCGTCTCCGAACTCGTCACCAACGCCCTGCGCCACGCACTGCCGGCCGACCAGCGCCGCGGTGACGGGTGCGGTCCGTCCGTGCGGCTGCACCTGCTGCGCTGGACGGAGCGACTGGTGTGCGCGGTGCGCGACCCCAGCCACGAGACGCCGGCCCCGCGCGACTCGGAGGACTTCTCCGCCGAGTCGGGCCGCGGGCTGTTCCTGGTCGACTCCTTCGCCGACAGTTGGGGCTGGCACCCGCTCGCGGGCACCCTCGACGGCAAAGTGGTCTGGGCGATGTTCCGGCTCAAGGCGGCCGGCTGA
- a CDS encoding DUF397 domain-containing protein, with amino-acid sequence MDRDVDNVYGGYDVYNGMAATQLDGVAWQKSRHSNSQGSCVEFARLPGGEVAVRNSRFPDGPALVYTRAEIEAMLLGVKDGEFDHLVGS; translated from the coding sequence GTGGACCGCGACGTTGACAACGTGTACGGGGGGTACGACGTGTACAACGGCATGGCTGCCACGCAGCTAGACGGAGTGGCCTGGCAGAAGAGCAGGCACAGCAATTCGCAGGGTTCCTGCGTGGAGTTCGCGAGACTGCCGGGCGGCGAGGTCGCCGTCCGCAACTCGCGCTTCCCGGACGGACCGGCGCTCGTCTACACACGGGCGGAGATCGAGGCGATGCTCCTCGGCGTCAAGGACGGCGAGTTCGACCATCTGGTGGGCAGTTGA